In Aegilops tauschii subsp. strangulata cultivar AL8/78 chromosome 3, Aet v6.0, whole genome shotgun sequence, one genomic interval encodes:
- the LOC109732328 gene encoding noroxomaritidine synthase 3-like — protein sequence MATVSYLELSLCFLCFVLFYCFHVRSKRKNPALPLDWPLVGMLPALLANLPRLHDWVTSVLTASTLSFRLAGPPRSGMQLFFTADPANVRHVFTSHFLNYPKGPEFVDGDSWRRQRAKAQLLMSAPRFRAFVSRCTRRKVESDLLPLLARVADAGSGECDLQDVFLRLTFDTTTTLVFGLDPGCLAVGFPEVPFARAIDDAMDVLPVRIVLPLSWWKLVRRLGVGYERKMTVAWRDIGRFIGDTIAKRRQAVKARGGIEDSADLLSSYIDDDKDDDDASAVIDAFVRDTTMNLMLAGRDTTGSALSWFFYLLTRNPGVVSMILAELDTIKTTTTTLDGMVTYDPDELGRLVYLHAALCESLRLYPPVPMEHKGVASAEALPSGHEVRPGDKILVSLYAMGRMEAVWGKDCREFRPERWIGEDGKPRYVPSYKFASFNAGPRTCLGKDMALVQLKTVAAAVVRNFEVDVVPGHVVEPKISVILHMKNGFKARIKRRQVMNS from the coding sequence ATGGCGACCGTCTCCTACCTCGAGCTTTCGCTTTGCTTCCTCTGCTTCGTCTTGTTCTACTGCTTCCACGTAAGGTCCAAGCGCAAGAACCCGGCGCTCCCGCTGGACTGGCCGCTGGTGGGCATGCTCCCGGCGCTCCTCGCCAACCTGCCGCGCCTCCACGACTGGGTCACCTCCGTCCTCACCGCCAGCACGCTCAGCTTCCGCCTCGCCGGCCCGCCGCGTTCGGGGATGCAGCTCTTCTTCACCGCTGACCCGGCCAACGTCCGCCACGTCTTCACCTCCCACTTCCTCAACTACCCCAAGGGCCCCGAGTTCGTCGACGGCGACTCCTGGCGCCGCCAGCGGGCTAAGGCGCAGCTGCTCATGTCCGCTCCTCGGTTCCGGGCATTCGTGTCCCGCTGCACCCGCCGCAAGGTCGAGAGCGACCTGCTCCCGCTGCTCGCCCGCGTCGCTGACGCCGGCTCTGGTGAGTGCGACCTGCAGGACGTGTTCCTCAGGCTCACGTTTGACACCACCACCACGCTGGTCTTCGGCCTCGACCCGGGCTGCCTGGCCGTCGGCTTCCCGGAGGTGCCGTTCGCGCGCGCCATCGACGACGCCATGGACGTGCTCCCAGTCCGCATCGTGCTCCCGCTGTCGTGGTGGAAGCTGGTGCGGCGGCTCGGGGTCGGGTATGAGCGGAAGATGACGGTGGCCTGGCGCGACATCGGCCGGTTCATCGGCGACACGATCGCCAAGCGGCGACAGGCGGTGAAGGCCAGAGGCGGGATCGAGGACTCGGCGGACCTGCTCTCCTCCTACATCGACGACGACAAAGACGACGACGATGCCAGCGCGGTCATCGACGCCTTCGTCCGGGACACGACCATGAACCTCATGCTCGCCGGCCGCGACACGACCGGCTCGGCGCTGTCCTGGTTCTTCTACCTCCTCACCAGGAACCCGGGCGTGGTGTCCATGATCCTCGCAGAGCTCGACACCATCaagaccaccaccaccaccctgGACGGCATGGTGACCTACGACCCGGACGAGCTCGGCCGGCTGGTGTACCTGCACGCGGCCCTGTGCGAGTCGCTCCGGCTGTACCCGCCGGTGCCGATGGAGCACAAGGGAGTGGCCTCCGCCGAGGCGCTGCCAAGCGGGCACGAGGTGCGGCCGGGGGACAAGATCCTTGTGTCGCTGTACGCGATGGGGAGGATGGAGGCCGTGTGGGGCAAGGACTGCCGGGAGTTCCGGCCGGAGCGGTGGATAGGGGAGGACGGCAAGCCGCGGTACGTGCCGTCGTACAAGTTTGCCTCCTTCAATGCTGGGCCGCGGACCTGCCTGGGCAAGGACATGGCCCTCGTGCAGCTCAAGACCGTGGCGGCCGCCGTGGTGAGGAACTTCGAGGTGGACGTCGTGCCAGGGCACGTCGTGGAGCCCAAGATCTCCGTTATTCTCCACATGAAGAACGGCTTCAAGGCCAGGATTAAGAGGAGACAGGTGATGAACAGCTAA